In Mastigocladopsis repens PCC 10914, a single window of DNA contains:
- a CDS encoding NAD(P)-dependent oxidoreductase translates to MDIGFIGIGSMGAAMVPNLVKAGHSVSVWNRNVEAAKALEGVTVLTSPAAAFEHDAVITMLSDDAAIRSVIMDSGVLASARKDCVHILMATISPAIVEELQNLHRKASMAYISAPVLGVPAVAAKGELNILAAGDADAIAKVQPLFDVLGQKTWHLGDDPKRANVAKIAANLMITLAIESMGEATALTESYGLKASDFLDIVTNTLFASPSYKRYGGNIASNSYEPGFKLTLGLKDVNLAIDAAKAKHAVLPAAEIVRETMNQAIDQGLGSKDWSALAKVTRHRAGLAEGVA, encoded by the coding sequence ATGGATATCGGATTTATTGGCATCGGGAGCATGGGCGCGGCAATGGTGCCCAACTTGGTCAAAGCTGGTCATTCTGTCAGCGTGTGGAACCGCAATGTAGAGGCAGCCAAGGCGCTGGAAGGTGTCACAGTTCTAACATCACCAGCCGCAGCATTTGAGCACGATGCAGTTATAACGATGCTTTCTGATGATGCTGCAATTCGCAGCGTGATCATGGACTCAGGCGTACTCGCTTCTGCCCGAAAAGACTGCGTTCATATCCTGATGGCGACAATCTCACCTGCGATTGTTGAAGAATTACAGAACTTGCATCGCAAAGCGAGCATGGCTTACATCTCCGCCCCGGTTCTGGGTGTCCCTGCTGTCGCGGCAAAGGGTGAGTTAAATATCTTAGCGGCAGGAGATGCAGATGCGATCGCAAAGGTTCAACCCTTGTTCGATGTACTCGGACAGAAAACCTGGCATCTCGGCGACGATCCCAAACGTGCCAACGTCGCAAAGATTGCCGCCAACCTGATGATTACTCTAGCGATCGAGTCGATGGGCGAAGCGACGGCACTGACCGAAAGCTACGGGTTGAAGGCAAGCGATTTCCTCGATATTGTCACCAACACATTGTTCGCGAGTCCCAGCTATAAACGCTACGGCGGCAATATTGCCAGCAACAGCTATGAGCCAGGATTCAAGCTGACATTGGGACTTAAAGACGTGAACTTGGCGATCGATGCTGCCAAAGCGAAACACGCCGTTTTGCCTGCGGCGGAAATTGTACGCGAAACGATGAACCAAGCGATCGATCAAGGATTGGGATCGAAAGACTGGTCGGCTCTGGCGAAGGTCACTCGTCATCGAGCAGGTTTAGCTGAAGGAGTTGCATAG
- a CDS encoding NAD(P)H-dependent flavin oxidoreductase produces MLKTPLCHQIGISYPIFSAGMGPAAGPELAAAVSSAGGCGVLGGLFMPPPILRQAIHRLRSLTDKPFGVNFVLSHLQEGQIEVCLEEQVPLLVLFWGDPSPYIAEAHRHHTKVFTQVGSVEEATAAADAGVDAIIVQGVEAGGHVKGLTSLSTIVPAVVEAVNSVPAIAAGGIATGRGVVSALSLGAQAVSMGTRFLCSTEAAVMRAYQERVVSSTAKDTVYTTLFDVGWPGAPHRVLRNTAFVEWESAGYPASGQRPGEGKIAGTVSVAGTTIEVPKYGAMIPLTGFSGDMESVALYAGESCSLVNDIKPAAQIVQEVVKEAEETIAHMQR; encoded by the coding sequence GTGTTAAAAACTCCGCTTTGTCATCAGATTGGTATTTCCTATCCCATCTTCTCTGCGGGTATGGGGCCTGCCGCCGGACCAGAACTCGCAGCGGCGGTGTCTAGCGCTGGCGGCTGTGGGGTGCTAGGTGGACTGTTTATGCCACCCCCGATCCTGCGACAGGCGATCCACCGACTCCGCAGCTTAACAGACAAGCCCTTTGGGGTTAACTTCGTTCTCTCACATTTGCAGGAAGGGCAGATTGAAGTCTGCCTGGAAGAGCAGGTTCCCCTGCTAGTACTCTTTTGGGGCGATCCTAGTCCCTATATCGCTGAGGCTCATCGCCATCACACCAAGGTCTTCACCCAGGTGGGATCTGTCGAAGAAGCTACGGCAGCCGCAGACGCGGGTGTTGATGCGATCATCGTCCAAGGGGTTGAAGCAGGGGGGCATGTGAAGGGTCTTACATCGCTGTCAACTATTGTGCCAGCGGTGGTTGAAGCAGTCAACTCTGTGCCTGCGATCGCGGCTGGAGGGATTGCCACGGGTCGAGGTGTGGTGTCAGCCCTCAGCCTTGGGGCACAAGCGGTATCTATGGGGACACGGTTTCTCTGTAGCACCGAAGCCGCTGTGATGCGTGCCTACCAAGAACGAGTTGTCAGCAGTACTGCCAAGGACACGGTGTATACCACGCTCTTTGATGTTGGTTGGCCCGGTGCGCCACATCGAGTGCTGCGTAATACAGCGTTCGTGGAGTGGGAGTCGGCAGGTTACCCAGCCAGTGGGCAGCGTCCAGGTGAGGGCAAGATCGCTGGCACTGTCTCGGTGGCTGGCACCACCATAGAGGTGCCGAAATATGGGGCAATGATTCCACTAACTGGCTTTAGCGGGGATATGGAGTCCGTCGCTCTCTACGCGGGTGAATCGTGCAGTCTCGTGAATGACATCAAGCCCGCAGCGCAGATTGTTCAGGAAGTGGTGAAAGAGGCTGAAGAGACGATCGCGCATATGCAGCGGTAA
- a CDS encoding N-acyl homoserine lactonase family protein, translating to MIWDTGIEDKVAEVPGGRIIAHNIRGIVVRTISSQLTDIGITPADIGTVILSHAHFDHVGNAALFRHATWYIQRREHQAMFDPDYEQYGYSPSLYEDLKQAKVELMDGDRDIFGDGSVKVISTPEHTPSHCSLLLRLAKTGPVLLSGDVAHFRFNDDCCLGQLLVLEARKGIRLSRKHYIRKIYTC from the coding sequence ATCATTTGGGACACTGGCATTGAGGACAAAGTCGCAGAAGTACCTGGCGGCAGGATCATTGCCCACAACATCAGGGGCATTGTTGTTAGAACCATAAGTTCTCAGCTCACGGACATCGGCATCACGCCCGCAGACATCGGAACGGTTATTCTGTCCCACGCTCATTTCGATCATGTTGGCAACGCTGCGCTGTTCCGGCACGCGACCTGGTACATCCAACGTCGCGAGCATCAGGCAATGTTCGACCCTGATTATGAGCAGTATGGTTATTCTCCGTCGCTCTACGAAGATCTTAAGCAAGCGAAAGTTGAACTGATGGACGGCGATCGCGACATCTTCGGCGACGGTTCAGTGAAGGTAATTTCCACGCCGGAGCACACTCCCAGTCATTGCTCGCTACTGCTCCGCTTGGCGAAAACCGGGCCGGTTCTGCTCTCAGGCGATGTTGCACATTTTCGCTTCAACGATGATTGCTGCTTGGGGCAACTTCTAGTCCTAGAAGCTCGTAAAGGTATTCGGTTGAGTAGAAAACATTACATCAGGAAGATATATACGTGTTAA
- a CDS encoding SDR family NAD(P)-dependent oxidoreductase, whose amino-acid sequence MTKITLITGASRGLGRNTALSIARHGGDVIMTYRNSAEEAQAVVEEIKGMGRKAIAFQLDSGNITEFAPFVEHLRTALRETWQRETFDHLVNNAGHGEYAMIEQTTEAQFDGLVNVHFKGVFFLTQALLPLLADGGRIVNLGTGLTRVSYPGFSAYAAAKAAADMLTVYMAKELGGRGITVNTVAPGAIETDFGGGLVRDNADANKQFADMTALGRVGVPDDIGPMIASLLSENNRWVTAQRIEVSGGQVI is encoded by the coding sequence ATGACTAAAATCACCCTCATCACCGGAGCTAGTCGTGGGCTGGGCCGAAACACTGCTCTCAGTATTGCCCGCCACGGCGGTGACGTTATCATGACGTACAGAAATAGTGCCGAAGAAGCTCAGGCTGTTGTCGAAGAGATTAAAGGAATGGGTCGCAAGGCGATCGCCTTCCAGCTCGACAGCGGCAACATCACTGAATTCGCACCGTTCGTCGAGCACCTGCGGACAGCGCTGCGTGAAACCTGGCAGCGCGAGACCTTCGACCACCTCGTTAACAATGCCGGCCACGGCGAGTACGCCATGATCGAGCAGACGACCGAGGCGCAGTTTGACGGGTTGGTCAACGTCCACTTCAAGGGCGTGTTCTTTCTCACCCAGGCGCTCTTGCCGCTCCTGGCGGACGGCGGCCGCATCGTGAACCTAGGCACCGGACTGACCCGGGTGTCCTACCCCGGCTTTTCCGCTTACGCGGCAGCAAAGGCCGCAGCCGATATGCTCACCGTCTATATGGCCAAGGAGCTAGGCGGTCGCGGGATTACGGTTAACACAGTAGCGCCTGGCGCGATCGAGACCGATTTCGGCGGCGGACTCGTCCGCGACAACGCGGACGCCAACAAGCAATTCGCAGACATGACCGCGCTCGGCCGCGTCGGTGTGCCAGATGACATCGGGCCGATGATTGCGAGCCTGTTGTCCGAGAACAACCGCTGGGTCACTGCGCAGCGGATCGAGGTCTCCGGCGGTCAAGTCATCTGA
- a CDS encoding EthD family reductase — translation MTTLLVTYAGDASTRFDRDYFVGIHLPLVLEAWGPYGLKTIDAFFPAGDGAGIIAIAVCVFQDEAALSASLSSPQTNRVMADVEHYTDAKPRRTALS, via the coding sequence ATGACGACGCTATTAGTGACTTATGCTGGCGATGCCAGTACACGCTTCGACCGCGACTATTTCGTTGGCATCCACCTGCCTTTGGTACTGGAGGCTTGGGGTCCATACGGGCTTAAGACTATCGATGCCTTCTTCCCGGCTGGGGACGGCGCAGGCATAATTGCGATCGCAGTGTGCGTATTCCAAGACGAGGCGGCGCTCAGTGCCTCCCTTAGCTCACCGCAGACCAATCGTGTGATGGCCGATGTTGAGCATTATACCGACGCGAAGCCTCGCCGTACCGCTCTGAGTTAG
- a CDS encoding AraC family transcriptional regulator, with translation MNTLPELAQILSRHSFASEQMEPTLMPRLSIFRADRSTTRTPAIYHPLFCLVVSGRKQVFFGEKTSEYGPGDCFLVTVDLPVVGTVLEALPENPYLALCLDLHHPTLAEIAIRATVTPNVTQGSDRGLQVGTATTEVIDAAFRLAQLLDNTQHIDVLAPLYEQELLYRLYVGPWGRSLYAASQASSRLSQVGRAIAWLHEHYATDYTADELAKIAGMSVSTLNRHFREITAMSPLEYQKCIRLQEARRLLASQVTDVAGTGYAVGYSSPSQFNREYRRLFGESPGRYASQVRSAKEQTQHSA, from the coding sequence ATGAACACACTGCCTGAGCTTGCTCAGATTCTTTCGCGCCACAGCTTCGCGTCGGAACAAATGGAGCCTACGCTGATGCCTCGGCTTTCAATTTTTCGTGCCGACCGTTCCACAACTCGGACGCCTGCAATCTATCACCCTCTATTCTGCTTAGTTGTCTCGGGTCGAAAGCAGGTGTTCTTCGGTGAGAAGACTTCTGAGTACGGACCAGGCGATTGCTTCCTTGTTACAGTCGATCTGCCTGTTGTTGGCACCGTTTTGGAGGCGCTTCCTGAGAATCCATATCTCGCGCTATGCCTTGATCTACACCACCCAACGCTTGCCGAAATCGCTATCCGAGCAACGGTGACGCCCAATGTCACGCAAGGGAGCGATCGGGGGCTTCAGGTGGGAACCGCCACAACCGAAGTTATTGATGCAGCCTTCAGGCTGGCGCAATTACTCGACAACACCCAGCATATCGATGTCCTGGCGCCGTTATATGAACAAGAACTGCTCTATCGACTCTACGTTGGACCGTGGGGTCGGTCACTGTATGCGGCAAGTCAAGCAAGCAGTCGGCTGTCACAGGTTGGCAGGGCGATTGCGTGGTTGCACGAACACTACGCAACTGACTATACGGCAGATGAATTAGCCAAAATTGCAGGGATGAGTGTTTCGACGCTGAATCGCCATTTTCGTGAAATCACTGCTATGAGTCCGCTCGAATACCAGAAGTGTATTCGTCTTCAGGAGGCAAGGCGTCTGCTTGCGAGCCAAGTCACAGATGTTGCTGGTACTGGATATGCCGTAGGCTATTCCAGCCCGTCGCAATTTAATCGCGAGTATCGACGACTCTTTGGCGAGTCACCAGGACGTTATGCAAGCCAGGTGAGAAGCGCCAAGGAACAGACGCAGCACTCGGCATAA
- a CDS encoding Mut7-C RNAse domain-containing protein, which yields MASASFLFYAELNDFLPSHKKQVRIAHCFTERASIKDMIESFGIPHPEVSYIEVNGKSVDFSYLVQDGDTIDVYPISATDRATSNISVRPKPLSVICFVVDIHLGKLATSLRLLGFDTLYRNDYKDEELARISSLQNRILLTRDRGLLMRSIVTYGYYVRNTNPQLQIVEVMQRFNLYKLVAPFQRCLRCNGLLEPVAKESIIDELPETVRLYTHEFHRCQNCNQIYWKGSHYERLQQFIDLVVGNE from the coding sequence ATGGCTTCTGCCTCTTTCCTCTTTTATGCAGAGTTGAATGATTTCTTACCATCTCATAAAAAGCAGGTGAGAATAGCCCATTGTTTTACAGAAAGAGCCTCAATTAAGGACATGATTGAGTCGTTTGGTATTCCTCATCCAGAAGTTTCTTATATTGAAGTTAACGGAAAATCGGTAGATTTTTCCTACCTTGTGCAGGATGGGGATACAATCGATGTTTATCCAATTTCCGCTACAGATAGAGCTACATCCAACATCTCCGTGAGACCTAAACCCCTAAGTGTCATCTGCTTTGTTGTAGATATTCATTTAGGAAAATTAGCAACATCTTTACGCCTGTTAGGGTTTGATACGTTATACCGCAATGACTATAAAGATGAAGAATTAGCACGCATCTCTAGCCTCCAAAACCGAATTTTGTTAACTCGTGATCGCGGTTTATTAATGCGAAGTATAGTGACCTATGGATACTATGTGAGAAATACTAACCCGCAGCTACAAATTGTTGAAGTCATGCAGCGTTTTAACCTGTATAAATTAGTAGCACCCTTTCAACGCTGTTTACGCTGCAATGGATTATTAGAACCTGTAGCCAAAGAATCAATTATTGACGAGTTGCCAGAAACTGTCAGATTGTACACTCATGAATTTCATCGCTGTCAAAACTGCAACCAGATTTACTGGAAAGGATCGCATTATGAAAGATTGCAACAGTTTATTGACTTAGTAGTGGGTAATGAGTGA
- a CDS encoding SDR family NAD(P)-dependent oxidoreductase yields MQDFNGKVVVITGGATGIGFALAKQFAEHGARIVIAARRRERLAQAAATLSASGAEIRVFECDVTQRDQVEALADFAWEQFGRVDVIVNNAGVLPTLSPVIETKQEDVQRVFDVDFFGVWNGVSVFGQRFIAQGTPAAIYNVGSENCFFSAVPQGGGYVAAKHAVLAMTEALREELPDHIEVSLICPGLVKSELGEVTNDGMDTDRFAALAMTQILAGEFLIVSHAHNMVRIQARYEEIKVAYVKYAPRYQGDDEFDVRTLGARFNWWK; encoded by the coding sequence ATGCAAGATTTCAATGGAAAAGTGGTTGTCATAACCGGGGGTGCCACTGGCATCGGCTTTGCGCTTGCCAAGCAGTTTGCAGAGCACGGCGCACGGATCGTCATTGCGGCGCGGCGGCGCGAACGTCTGGCTCAAGCAGCAGCGACTTTGTCCGCAAGCGGTGCCGAAATCCGGGTGTTCGAGTGTGACGTCACCCAACGTGACCAAGTCGAAGCCCTAGCCGACTTTGCCTGGGAGCAGTTTGGACGGGTAGATGTAATTGTCAATAATGCCGGGGTTCTCCCTACTCTGTCGCCTGTCATCGAAACGAAGCAAGAGGACGTGCAGCGCGTGTTCGACGTCGATTTCTTCGGTGTCTGGAACGGCGTCTCAGTGTTTGGGCAGCGGTTCATAGCGCAGGGAACGCCAGCCGCGATCTACAATGTCGGCTCGGAGAATTGCTTCTTCAGTGCAGTTCCGCAGGGGGGCGGATACGTGGCCGCCAAACATGCCGTTCTGGCGATGACCGAAGCGCTGCGGGAGGAACTGCCTGATCACATCGAGGTTAGCCTGATTTGCCCAGGATTGGTGAAGTCCGAACTCGGCGAGGTTACCAACGACGGCATGGACACAGACAGATTTGCGGCCTTGGCAATGACGCAAATCCTGGCAGGGGAATTTTTGATCGTCTCTCACGCGCATAACATGGTGCGAATTCAAGCGCGCTACGAGGAAATCAAGGTCGCTTACGTGAAGTATGCACCCCGCTATCAGGGCGACGACGAATTCGATGTCAGGACTCTGGGTGCCAGATTCAACTGGTGGAAATAA